TATTTCGGTATCAGTGAGTTTTTTTCCGGTTTTGATGGCAGCACGACACGCCAAACTTTTGGCTAAGTTGTCGCGACCTTTAAGGTCCAACTCGTCGCGATACGACTTATACTGTTCCAGCACTTCTTCCAACATGGCTTCTTCGCGTCCTGGCGGAATATCCGCAGGTACGCCGGTCAACATCACCGATCGTCCGGAAAGGGTTTCAAACCCAAAGCCGAGGTTCAACAGATCGGGCTGAAGTTCCAAAATCAAGGCGAAATCTCCCGGTTGGAAGGAGATGGTTTGTGGAAAAAGTAAGTGTTGGGAAGGTGCTTGCCCGGCGGTCATCTGTTTTAAGAAACGTTCGTAGAGGATACGTTCATGAGCGGCGTGTTGATCCAAAATCGCCATTCCATGATCGGTTTGCGAAAGGATGTATTTATCGTGTAATTGCCATACACGGTCGCTGAATTCGGACGTTGGAGCCACTGTAGTAGGAGGGGGCGATATCGTTTCTGATGGCTGCGCTGCGGAAGAGATGCCTTGGTAGAGGGCGTCATTTGCCTTCCGGAAGTCACCACGAAAAAGGTCGTCTGGCCGTTTAGGGGGCACATACTGGCTTGTATGGCGTGGCGCAGCCCATTCGGAGTGGTTATTGGGTTGTAAAGCAGGTTTGTCTGATAATTTGGGAGGAGTGAAGGAACGGGCATTCGGAAGGGTTGTTGTGGCTTTTTCGGTCCATTTACCCGCTTCATACGTTACATTCGGGCTAATGTCCAGTTCACCCAGAGCACGTTTGACGGCTCCGCGAAGGAGTCCAAACAAACCGCTTTCGTCATCAAATTGCACCTCTGTTTTGGTAGGATGTACATTTACATCCACATGTGCCGGGTCTAATTCAATAAAAAGTGCAAAAAACGGATAAGCCCCTCTTGGCAATAAATCACCATATCCCAATTGAATGGCTTGTTCTAATCGGTGGTTTTTAATGAAGCGGCGATTCACGAATAAAAATTGCTCGCCCCGTGTTTTTCGGGTAAAATCCGGTTTAGAAATATATCCTTTTACACGAACATGGGCAATTTCTTCGTAAAGGGGAATGAGGGTTTGAACAGAGACGGAGAACAGATCGGCGATGCGTTCCTGTAATCCAGATGGGGTTTCTCGTGCGGGGAGTTCATAGATTTCGCGGTCGTCGTGGTGGAGACTAAAGGCAATATCGGGTTGCGAGAGGGCAAGAAACTGAAAAACTTCGGTGATGCGCTTAAACTCGGTAGCGGGAGATTTTAGGAAATTTCGGCGTGCGGGTACATTATAAAACAGGTTCCGGATAGAGAATAGGGTTCCATTGGGTGTTGCAACAGGCATGGTCGGGCTAAATGTCGAGCCTTCTATCCGTACTAATGTGCCTGCTTCGTCTTGTATTCGTTTGGTTCGGAGTTCCACCTGGGCCACGGCTGCAATAGAAGCCAGTGCCTCGCCCCGAAACCCCATTGTTCGGATGCGGTCTAGGTCTTCGATGGATTTGATCTTACTGGTCGCATGGCGCAAAAAGCAAGAAACGGCATCTTCGGAAGACATCCCACAGCCATCGTCCTGCACCTGAATCAGTTCACTGCCCGCCTTCTTAATTCGAAGGGTGATGTGAGAGGCCCCAGCGTCAAGACTGTTTTCCATCAATTCTTTGACGGCATTTGCGGGGCGTTGCACCACCTCGCCTGCTGCAATTTTATTGGCCAAATGGGCTGGCATTACCTGAATAATGGCCGTGTCGGACGTTGTTTCTGGGTTCATTGTGGGTTGTTTATTGCGTGAAAACGCTTTAGGCAATATCAAAACACCCGATCCTGCATAAAAAGTTCCAAGAGCAGAAAGGCAGTCTTTATATGCGGTGGCGGTCTCCTTGTTCAATTCATGCCATGTGCGGATAAAAGAAACCTATTTTCAAGCCCCGTGATGGTTCGCTTAGAGTCCTAAATTCAGCGAAAAAATGCATATGGTTAACAGAAAACGAAAATTGGTCATGGTCAGCTATTTAAGGTACATAATTGGCCTTTATGGATTATTGAGTTGGTCTGTTCAGGCACAAAAGAAGGTAACAACCCAGTCGGTATTATGGGAAGTGGTGAATCTTTCGGCTTCGGTAAAAGGATATCCGATACAAGTGGATATTCAGGAACGCCATTTTGTAACCCCTGTTGTACAACACCAGTTTTTGTTTCGGGCGCAGGCCGGAAAAGACATCGGTGCCAATTGGAAAATTTTTGGCGGCGGGTGTTATTTTCTACAAAGTCCGAATGATCCCGATGCTGAAAACCGACTTACTGTTCCAGAACTCCGGCCACATGTTGAAGCAGGGTATCAACAAAAATACGCCTCTTGGCAGATCAGTCATCGGTACCGGGCCGAGGCACGATTTTATCACCAGCAAACCTCAGATAAAAAAGCATTGGCTGAAGGCTATGAATTTAGCCATATGAGGTTTCGGTATCGTTTACAAGCGGTTATTCCGATAGGCCATATTTTGTCTAAAAACATAGCAATTAATCTTAATGAAGAAGTCTTATTAAATGTAGGAAAAAAAATAAAATATAATGTCTTCGACCAAAATCGCATTTATGCTGGTATTGTGGTAGGTCAGAAGAAAAATCAGGTTGAAATGGGCTATCTGAACTGGTTTCAGCAACAAAGTTCTGGCGTAGATTTTTATGATAGGCATATTCTACGCATAGGATTTAATTATAAGATATAAGGGGGAATTATTGGAACTGTTCTTTTAATGTACGAACAATGGCGTGAATAGAGGGTTTAGAATTGTACTGATGTTGAGTGATGAAGTCATTTACCTCCCAAACAGCATAAATCTTAGGTTCAGACTGCCCCCAATATCCATAATATGCAAATAATTTATGGTCGTATAAGGCATATCCACCCATCCCTTTGGTGTCCGGCCCTTCGGTTATCCAACTATTTTCTTTTACGGACATCAGTTCATGATACGTCATGACGAACAACGATTACCTCTAAAATGATTCTGCCATCATGAATTATAAATCAGCATTTTTAATTACTTCCGTGATACCCACCAAAGGCGTAAAGACATTAAAATTGAAAGTACATATCCGATAAAACTGATGGTAGGTATTCCAAATGTTTTATGGGTTAATGGGGCCAATAAAGCAATAGATGAACCCAGTAACAGTGCTGAAGTGATGAGGGCTAATGTCAGATGATTGGCGCCACGGTGCATTTTTTCCAAAATAGGATCGAAGCCATGATGCTCAATTTGCAGTTTAAGGCGGCCTTTGCGGAGTTGCCGCATAATTTCCCGGCCTTCAATGGGTAAGGATTTGAACAACATCCAAAACTCCAGGCCATCATTCCATAATTCCGGGACAATTTTATTCGGCATAAAGCGATCTGCCACCAACCGTACACCAAATGGTTTGATAAATTCCATCGTCTGGAAGTTGGGTGCAATCACTTTTCCGATGCCTTCGAGCATGGCCAAAGCCCGTAAAATCAGGAAGATGCTGCCCGGCACCCGCATCCGGTTTTCGTACATGATTTTCTGTAATTGGGTGGCCAATGCAGCCATATTAGACTCAGAGACTTGTAGGGAAGCATAGTCTTCAATAATTTCGTTTAGGTCATATTCCAACTGCCGCACGTCTTTTATCTCATCATCCACTGCCAGTCGTCTTAGATAAAAAGCCGTTGCACGCGGGTCTTTTCGGGCCATACTGATAAAGATACCCGCAAAATTCTGCTTATCCGCATCTACCAACGAACCAACCATGCCAAAATCAATGAGGCAAATGACGCCATCAGGTCGTACCAAAATATTACCGGGGTGTGGGTCTGCATGAAAGTATCCATGTTCAAAGATTTGTCTGAGGTAAATTCTCATGCCTTCTTCGGCAATTTTTTCTGGATGAATGTCCCATTGTTTTAGTTTTTCGACATCGGTGATTTTGCACCCCCGTACCCGTTCCAATACCATCACCCGCCGTGTGGTAAGTTCTCGATAGGCTTTTGGGACATAAAAAGTGGTTTCGTTTTTGTAATAAGTACGGAATTGTTCGTAGTTGCGGGCCTCGTTGTTGTAGTCCAGCTCTTTTTGCATGGTGCGCTCGAACGCGGTAACAAGGTCCATGACATTGGTGATGCCAATGCGTTCCAGAAAATCGGTCGTTTTTTCGGTAAGGAATTTTAAGATTTCGAGGTCTGTTTGAATGAGCCTTTCCACATTTGGGCGTTGCACCTTGACCACCACTTCGGCGCCATCGGTAAGCCGTGCCAAGTGTACTTGTCCGATGGAGGCAGATCCGATGGGGATGTCTTCAAAATACTCAAAAATCTGGGTAATAGGTTTTGCCAATTCAGCTTCAATGATGCGTCGGGCTTCGGCTGTGGGAAATGGTGGGACATGGCTTTGTAACTTTTCAAATTC
This region of Bacteroidetes Order II. bacterium genomic DNA includes:
- the mutL gene encoding DNA mismatch repair endonuclease MutL → MPAHLANKIAAGEVVQRPANAVKELMENSLDAGASHITLRIKKAGSELIQVQDDGCGMSSEDAVSCFLRHATSKIKSIEDLDRIRTMGFRGEALASIAAVAQVELRTKRIQDEAGTLVRIEGSTFSPTMPVATPNGTLFSIRNLFYNVPARRNFLKSPATEFKRITEVFQFLALSQPDIAFSLHHDDREIYELPARETPSGLQERIADLFSVSVQTLIPLYEEIAHVRVKGYISKPDFTRKTRGEQFLFVNRRFIKNHRLEQAIQLGYGDLLPRGAYPFFALFIELDPAHVDVNVHPTKTEVQFDDESGLFGLLRGAVKRALGELDISPNVTYEAGKWTEKATTTLPNARSFTPPKLSDKPALQPNNHSEWAAPRHTSQYVPPKRPDDLFRGDFRKANDALYQGISSAAQPSETISPPPTTVAPTSEFSDRVWQLHDKYILSQTDHGMAILDQHAAHERILYERFLKQMTAGQAPSQHLLFPQTISFQPGDFALILELQPDLLNLGFGFETLSGRSVMLTGVPADIPPGREEAMLEEVLEQYKSYRDELDLKGRDNLAKSLACRAAIKTGKKLTDTEIRSLYTQLMTCEMPYACPHGRPTLIRISLEELDKRFGRIGHLETQGTIKRR
- a CDS encoding DUF2490 domain-containing protein, which translates into the protein MVSYLRYIIGLYGLLSWSVQAQKKVTTQSVLWEVVNLSASVKGYPIQVDIQERHFVTPVVQHQFLFRAQAGKDIGANWKIFGGGCYFLQSPNDPDAENRLTVPELRPHVEAGYQQKYASWQISHRYRAEARFYHQQTSDKKALAEGYEFSHMRFRYRLQAVIPIGHILSKNIAINLNEEVLLNVGKKIKYNVFDQNRIYAGIVVGQKKNQVEMGYLNWFQQQSSGVDFYDRHILRIGFNYKI
- a CDS encoding AarF/ABC1/UbiB kinase family protein → MLTRTFQNIRRIREILQVLFKYGFEGIISETALKGLVSERRRALWTRQERPVMEYSRWERIRMVAEELGPTYVKFAQVLSNRADLLPDELITEFEKLQSHVPPFPTAEARRIIEAELAKPITQIFEYFEDIPIGSASIGQVHLARLTDGAEVVVKVQRPNVERLIQTDLEILKFLTEKTTDFLERIGITNVMDLVTAFERTMQKELDYNNEARNYEQFRTYYKNETTFYVPKAYRELTTRRVMVLERVRGCKITDVEKLKQWDIHPEKIAEEGMRIYLRQIFEHGYFHADPHPGNILVRPDGVICLIDFGMVGSLVDADKQNFAGIFISMARKDPRATAFYLRRLAVDDEIKDVRQLEYDLNEIIEDYASLQVSESNMAALATQLQKIMYENRMRVPGSIFLILRALAMLEGIGKVIAPNFQTMEFIKPFGVRLVADRFMPNKIVPELWNDGLEFWMLFKSLPIEGREIMRQLRKGRLKLQIEHHGFDPILEKMHRGANHLTLALITSALLLGSSIALLAPLTHKTFGIPTISFIGYVLSILMSLRLWWVSRK